One Curtobacterium herbarum genomic window carries:
- a CDS encoding carbohydrate ABC transporter permease, which translates to MSTTVLPDSEAIDLTHTKAPTLSGPPPRGKRRVPWLPYALVGPAILFELLIHIVPMLVGIWISFVQLTKYFIANWGAAPFAGLRNYSVAVDFDQAIGRGLLSSFLITCAFTILVVGLSWGFGMAAAVALQKPFLGRGLFRTLFLVPYALPMYAGVITWKFMFQRDSGALNHVLVDQLHLFGSDAPFWLIGNNAFVAVVVVAIWKTWPFAFLMLMAGLQSVPADVYEAASVDGAKPFRQWRSITLPMVRPVNVTLVLVMFLWTFNDFNTPFVLFGSTAQPPAADLLSFHIYNASFITWNFGSGAAMSVLLLLFLLVVTGIYLAVTNRRSVRA; encoded by the coding sequence ATGTCCACGACGGTCCTGCCAGACTCCGAGGCCATCGACCTGACGCACACCAAGGCGCCGACCCTCTCGGGGCCGCCGCCCCGCGGGAAGCGTCGCGTCCCGTGGCTCCCGTACGCGCTCGTCGGCCCCGCGATCCTCTTCGAGCTGCTGATCCACATCGTGCCGATGCTCGTCGGCATCTGGATCAGCTTCGTGCAGCTCACCAAGTACTTCATCGCGAACTGGGGCGCCGCACCCTTCGCCGGGCTGCGGAACTACTCCGTCGCGGTCGACTTCGACCAGGCCATCGGCCGTGGGCTGCTCAGCTCGTTCCTCATCACCTGCGCCTTCACGATCCTCGTGGTCGGGCTGTCCTGGGGCTTCGGCATGGCCGCCGCGGTCGCCCTGCAGAAGCCGTTCCTCGGCCGCGGGCTCTTCCGCACGCTGTTCCTGGTGCCCTACGCCCTGCCGATGTACGCGGGCGTCATCACGTGGAAGTTCATGTTCCAGCGTGACTCCGGCGCCCTGAACCACGTCCTGGTGGACCAGCTGCACCTGTTCGGCTCCGACGCACCGTTCTGGCTCATCGGCAACAACGCCTTCGTGGCCGTCGTCGTCGTGGCGATCTGGAAGACCTGGCCGTTCGCGTTCCTCATGCTGATGGCGGGTCTGCAGTCCGTGCCGGCCGACGTCTACGAGGCCGCCTCGGTCGACGGTGCCAAGCCGTTCCGACAGTGGCGCTCGATCACGCTGCCGATGGTCCGCCCGGTGAACGTCACGCTCGTGCTGGTGATGTTCCTCTGGACGTTCAACGACTTCAACACACCGTTCGTGTTGTTCGGTTCGACCGCGCAGCCGCCGGCCGCCGACCTGTTGAGCTTCCACATCTACAACGCGTCGTTCATCACCTGGAACTTCGGCTCCGGTGCCGCGATGAGCGTCCTGCTCCTCCTCTTCCTGCTCGTCGTCACCGGCATCTACCTGGCCGTCACCAACCGGAGGTCCGTCCGTGCGTGA
- a CDS encoding ABC transporter substrate-binding protein: protein MRTAIRALAITAAAALTVTGLAACSSGSSGSAGDSKTLTYWASNQGTSLQNDKEVLTPVLEKFTKETGIKVNLQVIGWNDLQTKIQTAVTSGQGPDVVNIGNTWATSLQATGAFQEFGDSEMKAIGGADKFGKVALSTGGAPDKTVTSVPLYGLAYGLFYNKQMLKDANIEPPTNWDDLVTAAKKLTKGDTYGFSLAGGSYTENAHFAFINSAQNGGEWFDKDGKPTFTSSKNVDGIKRYIDLMQVAKAANPSNAQYDNATQSVTDFANKKAAMILNQNNANNTINSLGMKSDEYGVVPLPAPTGGEQIASFPAGINLSVFKNTKNKEGALKFVKYMTSADTQTTLDKPYAALPVLAAAADSVTDEQTKTFLDIYNNKAKPLPLVPAEDQFESTVGKAMNDMFAKIATGSTVSDKDIKNALQTAQDQVSQAAG from the coding sequence ATGCGCACTGCCATCCGCGCACTGGCCATCACCGCGGCCGCGGCACTCACCGTGACCGGCCTCGCAGCCTGCTCCTCCGGGTCGTCCGGTTCCGCCGGCGACTCGAAGACGCTCACCTACTGGGCGTCCAACCAGGGCACCTCCCTGCAGAACGACAAGGAGGTGCTGACCCCCGTCCTCGAGAAGTTCACCAAGGAGACCGGGATCAAGGTCAACCTCCAGGTCATCGGCTGGAACGACCTGCAGACGAAGATCCAGACCGCCGTCACCTCGGGCCAGGGCCCGGACGTCGTGAACATCGGCAACACCTGGGCGACCTCGCTCCAGGCCACCGGCGCCTTCCAGGAGTTCGGTGACTCGGAGATGAAGGCGATCGGCGGTGCCGACAAGTTCGGCAAGGTCGCGCTCTCGACCGGTGGCGCCCCCGACAAGACGGTCACGAGCGTCCCGCTCTACGGCCTCGCCTACGGCCTGTTCTACAACAAGCAGATGCTCAAGGACGCGAACATCGAGCCGCCCACGAACTGGGACGACCTGGTCACCGCGGCGAAGAAGCTGACGAAGGGTGACACCTACGGGTTCAGCCTCGCCGGTGGGTCCTACACCGAGAACGCGCACTTCGCGTTCATCAACTCGGCGCAGAACGGCGGCGAGTGGTTCGACAAGGACGGCAAGCCGACCTTCACCTCGAGCAAGAACGTCGACGGCATCAAGCGCTACATCGACCTCATGCAGGTCGCCAAGGCCGCGAACCCCTCGAACGCGCAGTACGACAACGCCACCCAGTCGGTCACGGACTTCGCGAACAAGAAGGCCGCGATGATCCTCAACCAGAACAACGCGAACAACACCATCAACTCGCTCGGCATGAAGTCGGACGAGTACGGCGTCGTCCCGCTGCCCGCCCCGACCGGTGGCGAGCAGATCGCCAGCTTCCCGGCCGGCATCAACCTCTCCGTCTTCAAGAACACGAAGAACAAGGAGGGCGCGCTGAAGTTCGTCAAGTACATGACGAGCGCGGACACGCAGACCACGCTCGACAAGCCGTACGCGGCACTGCCGGTGCTCGCCGCCGCTGCTGACTCCGTCACGGACGAGCAGACGAAGACGTTCCTCGACATCTACAACAACAAGGCGAAGCCGCTCCCGCTGGTGCCCGCCGAGGACCAGTTCGAGTCCACGGTCGGCAAGGCGATGAACGACATGTTCGCCAAGATCGCGACGGGTTCGACGGTGTCCGACAAGGACATCAAGAACGCGCTGCAGACGGCCCAGGACCAGGTCTCCCAGGCCGCAGGCTGA
- a CDS encoding sugar phosphate isomerase/epimerase family protein, with translation MVHPLSVQLYTVRDALTTDLPGTLATIADIGFTNVELFGFVDRADEYAAALQQAGLTAPSGHARLVDADEQELERILSASVTVGLGTLIDPHVDEARWTTREDVEAIALAFNDLAPRAADHGLALGYHNHAFEFSNRIDGTSAFEVFAGALSDAVVLELDTYWAKVGGDDPVAVLGRLGDQVRFLHVKDGDGSHDDKQQVAVGNGVMPVRDIVAAAPDAQQVIELDDHDGDVVQAVRDSYAFLAGAHA, from the coding sequence CGGTCCAGCTCTACACGGTGCGTGACGCACTGACGACGGACCTCCCCGGAACCCTGGCGACGATCGCCGACATCGGTTTCACGAACGTCGAACTCTTCGGCTTCGTCGACCGTGCCGACGAGTACGCGGCCGCCCTGCAGCAGGCCGGCCTGACCGCGCCGAGCGGGCACGCACGTCTGGTGGACGCGGACGAGCAGGAACTCGAGCGCATCCTCAGCGCGAGCGTCACCGTCGGGCTCGGCACCCTGATCGACCCGCACGTCGACGAAGCCCGCTGGACCACCCGCGAGGACGTCGAGGCGATCGCCCTGGCGTTCAACGACCTCGCCCCCCGCGCCGCCGACCACGGCCTGGCGCTCGGGTACCACAACCACGCGTTCGAGTTCTCGAACCGCATCGACGGCACGAGCGCCTTCGAGGTCTTCGCCGGGGCACTCTCCGACGCCGTCGTCCTCGAGCTCGACACCTACTGGGCGAAGGTCGGCGGTGACGACCCGGTGGCCGTCCTCGGTCGGCTCGGGGACCAGGTCCGCTTCCTGCACGTCAAGGACGGCGACGGCTCACACGACGACAAGCAGCAGGTCGCGGTCGGCAACGGCGTCATGCCCGTGCGGGACATCGTGGCCGCCGCGCCGGACGCCCAGCAGGTCATCGAGCTCGACGACCACGACGGCGACGTCGTGCAGGCCGTCCGCGACTCGTACGCCTTCCTGGCAGGAGCACACGCATGA
- a CDS encoding TolB family protein yields MTEIRGRQLLPGQRSRVHVYDVEARTARLVFASDTVLVEAPNVLDADTLVLNADGDLWLLPVPAVGTVLDETALVPVPMVGVPEINNDHVLDPSGESVVVSGRDGELYRVPLPAGGTGVRITDTAAVLPTVRKYYLHGIAPDGSALAAIVGERSPEGVWTTDVALVDPVTGATTFRTRDARPDDGCAWTPDGATLLFNTERFSPGTAQLAALRDGSTDPVQITGDERVNWFPHVSPDGAHLLYLSYEAGVQGHPADHRVELRLLPGVLARGARIAVVPETLVALDGGQGTVNVPPWAPDSSWFAYCDYPVAAG; encoded by the coding sequence ATGACCGAGATCCGTGGGCGGCAGCTGCTGCCCGGGCAGCGCAGCCGTGTGCACGTGTACGACGTCGAGGCGCGGACCGCGCGGCTGGTGTTCGCCTCGGACACGGTGCTGGTCGAGGCGCCGAACGTCCTCGACGCCGACACCCTGGTGCTCAACGCGGACGGTGACCTCTGGCTGCTGCCGGTGCCCGCGGTCGGGACCGTCCTCGACGAGACCGCGCTCGTCCCGGTGCCGATGGTGGGCGTCCCCGAGATCAACAACGACCACGTGCTCGACCCCTCGGGGGAGTCCGTCGTGGTGAGCGGGCGTGACGGTGAGCTCTACCGGGTGCCCCTGCCCGCCGGCGGCACCGGGGTCCGGATCACCGACACCGCCGCCGTGCTGCCGACGGTGCGGAAGTACTACCTGCACGGCATCGCTCCCGACGGCTCCGCGCTCGCCGCGATCGTCGGAGAACGCTCACCCGAGGGCGTCTGGACCACCGACGTCGCTCTCGTCGACCCGGTGACCGGCGCGACGACCTTCCGCACCCGCGATGCGCGCCCGGACGACGGGTGTGCGTGGACCCCGGACGGCGCAACGCTGCTGTTCAACACGGAGCGGTTCAGCCCGGGCACGGCGCAGCTCGCGGCGCTCCGGGACGGGTCGACCGACCCCGTGCAGATCACCGGCGACGAGCGGGTGAACTGGTTCCCGCACGTGTCCCCGGACGGCGCGCACCTGCTGTACCTGTCGTACGAGGCCGGCGTGCAGGGGCACCCGGCCGACCACCGGGTGGAACTGCGGCTGCTGCCCGGGGTCCTGGCGCGAGGTGCGCGGATCGCGGTGGTGCCGGAGACGCTGGTCGCCCTCGACGGTGGGCAGGGGACCGTGAACGTGCCGCCGTGGGCGCCGGACTCGTCGTGGTTCGCGTACTGCGACTACCCGGTCGCTGCGGGCTGA
- a CDS encoding Gfo/Idh/MocA family protein — translation MSTDTTTSGTGTTATSADTATTASRSGRVGVGVIGAGVISDQYLSNLTVFPDVEVRFIADIDLPRAASQAEKWGVPGSGTVDELLAIDEIEIVVNLTIPAAHVEVALQALAAGKHVWGEKPYALDRQSAAQLRDAAVAAGKTVSVAPDTFLGAGLQTALRTIRDGRIGTPLNGLTLFQSPGPESWHPSPEFLFAYGAGPLFDIGPYYITTLVQAFGPVAKVTATASRSRATRTIGSGPKAGTEFPVDVPTNHSALIQFENGGSAQSVFSFESDRGRTGFVEIAGETGTVVFPDPNDFDGDTELYALGADEPETIPAVGSTYSRGTGVVDLARSLRAGEENRVPGALAFHVLDVMVSIAEAAERGETVLVESTVAPSPTLPEGWDPAEQTLA, via the coding sequence ATGAGCACCGACACCACCACCAGCGGCACCGGGACCACTGCGACGTCCGCGGACACCGCGACCACCGCCTCCCGGTCGGGACGCGTCGGCGTCGGCGTGATCGGCGCCGGGGTCATCTCGGACCAGTACCTGTCCAACCTGACCGTCTTCCCCGACGTCGAGGTCCGCTTCATCGCCGACATCGACCTGCCCCGGGCCGCGTCGCAGGCCGAGAAGTGGGGCGTCCCGGGCTCCGGCACGGTCGACGAGCTGCTGGCCATCGACGAGATCGAGATCGTCGTGAACCTCACGATCCCGGCCGCGCACGTCGAGGTCGCGCTGCAGGCCCTGGCCGCCGGCAAGCACGTCTGGGGCGAGAAGCCCTACGCGCTCGACCGGCAGAGTGCCGCGCAGCTCCGCGACGCCGCGGTCGCCGCCGGCAAGACCGTCAGCGTCGCGCCGGACACGTTCCTCGGCGCCGGCCTGCAGACCGCGCTCCGCACCATCCGGGACGGCCGCATCGGCACACCGCTCAACGGGCTCACCCTGTTCCAGAGCCCCGGCCCGGAGTCCTGGCACCCGAGCCCCGAGTTCCTCTTCGCGTACGGCGCCGGGCCGCTGTTCGACATCGGCCCGTACTACATCACGACCCTCGTGCAGGCGTTCGGACCAGTCGCGAAGGTCACCGCCACCGCGTCGAGGTCCCGCGCCACCCGCACGATCGGCTCGGGCCCGAAGGCCGGCACCGAGTTCCCGGTCGACGTCCCGACGAACCACTCGGCGCTGATCCAGTTCGAGAACGGCGGCAGCGCGCAGAGCGTCTTCTCGTTCGAGTCCGACCGGGGCCGCACCGGCTTCGTCGAGATCGCGGGCGAGACCGGCACGGTCGTCTTCCCCGACCCGAACGACTTCGACGGCGACACCGAGCTGTACGCGCTCGGCGCCGACGAGCCCGAGACGATCCCCGCCGTCGGGTCCACCTACTCGCGGGGGACGGGCGTGGTCGACCTGGCCCGCTCCCTCCGTGCGGGTGAGGAGAACCGGGTCCCCGGTGCCCTCGCCTTCCACGTCCTCGACGTGATGGTCTCCATCGCCGAGGCAGCCGAACGTGGTGAGACCGTGCTCGTCGAGAGCACGGTCGCACCCTCCCCGACCCTCCCCGAGGGTTGGGACCCCGCGGAGCAGACCCTGGCCTGA
- a CDS encoding carbohydrate ABC transporter permease — protein sequence MRETTGAKSFKVIVLALLTVFTVVPLYVMITTAIKPLGDVQNDFTWIPSRITFQPFIDMWSTVPLGRYFINSLVVCTVATVFSLIIATFAAYAVSRWNFKGKTAFTTTVLSTQMFPGVLFLLPLFLIFTNLGNSLGIQLVGSWLGLIITYLTFTLPFSIWMLAGYFETIPRELDEAAMVDGSGPMGALFRIILPSARPGLVAVGIYSFMTAWGEVLFASVMTNGLGSTLAVGLQQYSTQTNVYWNQIMAASLVVSIPVVIAFLVVQRQFVAGLTAGAVK from the coding sequence GTGCGTGAAACAACGGGGGCGAAGTCCTTCAAGGTCATCGTCCTGGCACTCCTCACCGTCTTCACGGTGGTGCCGCTCTACGTCATGATCACGACCGCCATCAAGCCGCTCGGCGACGTGCAGAACGACTTCACGTGGATCCCGTCGCGGATCACGTTCCAGCCGTTCATCGACATGTGGTCGACGGTCCCGCTCGGCCGGTACTTCATCAACTCGCTCGTGGTCTGCACGGTCGCGACGGTGTTCTCGCTGATCATCGCCACGTTCGCCGCCTACGCGGTGTCGCGGTGGAACTTCAAGGGCAAGACCGCCTTCACCACGACGGTGCTCTCGACCCAGATGTTCCCCGGCGTGCTGTTCCTGCTGCCGCTGTTCCTGATCTTCACGAACCTCGGCAACTCGCTCGGCATCCAGCTCGTGGGCAGCTGGCTCGGCCTGATCATCACGTACCTGACGTTCACGCTGCCGTTCTCGATCTGGATGCTCGCGGGCTACTTCGAGACGATCCCGCGCGAGCTCGACGAGGCCGCGATGGTCGACGGCTCCGGTCCGATGGGCGCGCTGTTCCGGATCATCCTGCCCTCGGCCCGCCCGGGTCTCGTGGCGGTCGGCATCTACTCGTTCATGACGGCCTGGGGCGAGGTCCTCTTCGCCTCGGTCATGACGAACGGTCTCGGCTCCACGCTCGCGGTCGGTCTGCAGCAGTACTCCACGCAGACGAACGTGTACTGGAACCAGATCATGGCGGCCTCGCTGGTCGTCTCGATCCCGGTCGTCATCGCGTTCCTCGTGGTGCAGCGCCAGTTCGTCGCCGGCCTGACCGCCGGCGCGGTGAAGTAG
- a CDS encoding ABC transporter ATP-binding protein, which translates to MTSTETAPASGGVPTASRNVYRLSGVTKTYRQKNRTVTALAGVDLEIPQGQLVAVQGPTGGGKSTLLQMLGALDRPSSGSVFLGDRDVASLGDRALTDVRATEIGFVFQSFNLIPTLTALENVETAFAGSLANRSRAEVRERASTALREVGLAERLDHLPAELSGGQQQRVAIARALVKDPTVLLADEPTGALDEGTRDEIMGLIERQWKDRGLTVVIVTHDSWVARRAERRLRIEQGQVRDV; encoded by the coding sequence GTGACCAGCACCGAGACCGCACCCGCCTCCGGTGGCGTGCCCACCGCCTCCCGGAACGTCTACCGCCTGTCGGGTGTGACGAAGACGTACCGGCAGAAGAACCGGACCGTGACCGCGCTGGCCGGGGTGGACCTCGAGATCCCGCAGGGGCAGCTCGTCGCGGTGCAGGGGCCGACCGGCGGTGGCAAGTCGACGCTGCTGCAGATGCTCGGCGCCCTCGACCGGCCGAGCAGCGGTTCGGTGTTCCTGGGCGATCGGGACGTCGCCTCCCTCGGCGACCGTGCCCTCACCGACGTCCGGGCGACCGAGATCGGCTTCGTGTTCCAGAGCTTCAACCTCATCCCGACCCTGACCGCACTGGAGAACGTCGAGACCGCGTTCGCCGGCAGCCTCGCCAACCGGTCCCGCGCCGAGGTCCGCGAGCGGGCGAGCACCGCCCTGCGCGAGGTCGGCCTCGCGGAACGGCTGGACCACCTGCCCGCCGAGCTCTCCGGTGGGCAGCAGCAGCGCGTCGCGATCGCCCGCGCGCTGGTGAAGGACCCGACGGTCCTGCTGGCGGACGAGCCGACCGGGGCGCTCGACGAGGGGACCCGCGACGAGATCATGGGCCTCATCGAGCGGCAGTGGAAGGACCGCGGGTTGACCGTCGTCATCGTGACGCACGACTCGTGGGTGGCGCGGCGCGCGGAGCGGCGGCTGCGCATCGAGCAGGGGCAGGTCCGCGACGTGTAG